In Lacerta agilis isolate rLacAgi1 chromosome 1, rLacAgi1.pri, whole genome shotgun sequence, the following proteins share a genomic window:
- the FAM237A gene encoding protein FAM237A — MGFARFLFIVGLLHVTPFFCYSQMDPMALGRADPKCWESSSAVLLEMRKPRVSDSVSGFWEFMIFLKSSEDLKHGALFWHLAQIFWDIYMDCVLSRTHGLGKRQLAEAQRRTAALPSWLILSKQGIFSQIQMTPLWKKKELKEDIIRIHVHKSRSGSHKRITGYLRMKVKLF; from the exons ATGGGATTCGCCCGCTTCCTCTTCATTGTGGGTTTGCTTCATGTGACGCCTTTCTTCTGCTACAGCCAGATGGATCCCATGGCTCTTGGCCGAGCTGATCCCAAATGTTGGGAATCCTCCTCGGCCGTCTTGCTGGAGATGAGGAAGCCGCGTGTTTCTGACTCTGTCAGTGGCTTTTGGGAATTCATGATCTTCCTGAAGTCGTCTGAGGACTTGAAGCACGGGGCTCTGTTTTGGCACCTGGCACAGATCTTCTGGGATATCTACATGGACTGCGTACTCTCCAGAACCCACGGCTTAGGGAAAAGGCAGCTGGCGGAAGCCCAGAGACGAACTGCAGCTCTCCCGTCTTGGCTCATATTGAGTAAGCAAG GCATCTTTTCACAAATTCAGATGACTCCTCTATGGAAGAAGAAAGAACTGAAAGAAGACATAATAAGAATCCATGTGCACAAGAGCAGGTCTGGTTCACACAAAAGAATTACTGGATATTTAAGAATGAAGGTGAAACTCTTCTAG
- the LOC117048805 gene encoding uncharacterized protein LOC117048805 — protein MHDLIKSLQSQDKEPKQNIATWSKEPSKERNLQTGSGCPSLKPNRVEYSKYKSPELLSSWIKRKWLLEPQGGLLARNVGGSPESTLRAQLFPNATPEVAPHESPRGRTAPLTDCSEANRGHLSNGIRSISPNYSTATEALHNEMQMEEEEELQQLMMKLKDALSLQVWQGQLSVLKEGLLLKAKNVCKSFSDVISQVTSPTRKYGYANIGSPASITA, from the exons ATGCACGATTTGATCAAATCCTTGCAGTCGCAGGATAAAGAACCAAAGCAG AACATCGCCACATGGAGCAAGGAGCCCTCGAAGGAAAGAAATCTCCAGACTGGATCTGGTTGCCCTTCGTTGAAGCCCAACCGTGTGGAATATTCAAAATACAAGTCTCCAGAGCTCCTCTCCTCTTGGATTAAAAGGAAGTGGCTTTTGGAACCACAGGGTGGTCTTCTTGCCAGAAATGTAGGAGGATCACCGGAGAGCACACTGAGAGCACAACTCTTCCCGAATGCAACCCCTGAGGTTGCTCCCCATGAAAGCCCCCGAGGGAGAACTGCTCCACTAACAGACTGCTCTGAAGCAAACAGGGGCCATCTCAGTAACGGGATTAGGAGCATAAGCCCTAACTATTCCACAGCAACGGAAGCTCTTCATAATGAGAtgcagatggaggaggaggaagaactgcAACAGTTAATGATGAAGTTGAAGGATGCCTTGTCTCTCCAAGTATGGCAAG gtCAGCTCTCTGTTCTTAAGGAAGGATTGCTCTTAAAAGCTAAGAACGTTTGCAAGTCTTTCTCTGATGTTATCAGCCAAGTAACCTCACCAACTAGGAAATATGGTTATGCTAATATTGGTTCTCCTGCCTCCATCACTGCCTGA